A single region of the Tigriopus californicus strain San Diego chromosome 8, Tcal_SD_v2.1, whole genome shotgun sequence genome encodes:
- the LOC131884733 gene encoding zinc finger and SCAN domain-containing protein 2-like gives MTNMNGNSQTVFITTTTVPPNSNPLIPVAHHHPMGPVTLMNVASSAAATPIASILSSLSPKKRKFEDESNVLMEQQPYSPNGKSGGGASAKRRWRFSEGDDHDEVEKRAIANSRITTDGRHICGECGNSLANSWGLDAHIKTVHGRKTFQCDYCDKAFKRRDHLVNHTNSIHTGRKQCSQCGLVCKGKEGLLQHIKDAHPSENTTFPCSACTKRFTSDANTRLHYRQCHAQIKCTECHTLCTGTEGLKTHVQAFHQDSQSNGASSNGGVLVTPVSEQPAAPVPVAKPVSNATLVIPNKRVETVKGELVYKCQFCSGAFIHKTSLEQHIQSFHVEVQCQQCGSQFIGHESMAEHVKEAHQPNTIMYNEYQVCFHCELCNITFNRRSQYDEHFLSYHVSRNANAKHNTGSFPAPESASSRTKYSTVFEPKRQQHNNELYDSIFPPNVVNGHHSSTNNNKSGNSVGLPSVGVNNPIGGSGTTTVVTSAFGTNSSHPATSNQFFHDNDDGIFTTALSSEQAINGAQPTPPSSTPIITTLSTQNGADSFYNDLSSETNVSEAISHIFMANGNDDLFNNSSDEGKLENGLNHAPSSGVEEEPQYQLLELGEPLTA, from the coding sequence ATGACCAACATGAACGGTAACAGCCAAACCGTgttcatcaccaccaccaccgtgCCGCCCAATTCCAACCCCCTCATTCCGGTGGCCCATCATCATCCGATGGGTCCGGTCACATTGATGAATGTGGCCTCCTCGGCGGCCGCCACGCCCATCGCGTCCATCTTGTCCTCGCTCAGTCCCAAGAAGCGCAAATTCGAGGACGAGTCCAACGTCCTCATGGAACAACAGCCTTACTCACCCAATGGGAAAAGTGGCGGGGGCGCCAGTGCCAAACGACGTTGGCGGTTCTCGGAAGGTGACGATCATGATGAAGTCGAGAAACGGGCCATCGCCAATTCGCGGATTACCACGGATGGGCGGCACATTTGCGGCGAGTGCGGCAACTCTTTGGCCAACTCTTGGGGTTTAGACGCCCACATCAAGACCGTGCACGGTCGCAAGACCTTCCAATGCGACTATTGTGACAAGGCCTTCAAGCGCCGGGACCACTTGGTCAATCACACCAACTCTATTCACACCGGCCGAAAACAGTGTAGTCAATGTGGTCTCGTTTGTAAGGGGAAGGAAGGACTTCTGCAACATATCAAAGATGCTCATCCCTCCGAAAATACGACGTTCCCTTGCTCGGCCTGTACCAAACGGTTCACTTCCGACGCCAATACTCGACTTCACTACCGTCAATGCCACGCTCAGATCAAGTGTACTGAGTGTCACACTTTGTGCACGGGTACCGAGGGCCTTAAAACCCACGTCCAGGCCTTTCATCAAGACTCGCAATCGAATGGTGCCTCCTCCAATGGAGGCGTATTAGTGACACCCGTCTCCGAACAGCCCGCGGCTCCCGTACCGGTGGCTAAACCGGTATCCAATGCTACTCTCGTCATTCCCAATAAGCGGGTGGAAACGGTCAAAGGTGAGCTAGTCTATAAATGCCAATTCTGCTCCGGCGCCTTCATCCACAAGACGTCTTTGGAGCAACATATCCAGTCATTCCATGTGGAAGTTCAATGTCAGCAGTGTGGTTCCCAATTCATTGGCCATGAAAGCATGGCTGAGCATGTCAAAGAGGCCCATCAGCCCAATACGATCATGTACAATGAGTACCAAGTGTGTTTCCATTGTGAACTCTGCAACATCACTTTCAACCGTCGCTCCCAGTACGATGAACATTTCCTCAGCTATCACGTGTCCAGAAATGCCAATGCTAAGCATAATACCGGCTCATTCCCCGCCCCAGAGTCTGCCAGCTCCCGAACCAAATACTCGACAGTATTCGAACCAAAGCGACAACAGCATAATAACGAGTTGTATGACAGTATTTTCCCGCCTAACGTAGTCAATGGCCACCACAGCAGCACGAACAACAACAAGTCTGGCAACAGCGTCGGTCTTCCTTCGGTGGGTGTGAACAATCCGATTGGTGGAAGTGGAACCACGACCGTGGTGACCTCGGCGTTCGGAACCAATTCGAGCCACCCAGCCACTTCCAACCAATTCTTCCACGACAATGACGATGGCATCTTTACCACAGCACTATCATCAGAACAAGCAATAAACGGCGCTCAGCCCACGCCTCCCTCAAGCACGCCCATCATCACGACCCTCTCAACTCAAAATGGGGCGGACTCCTTTTACAACGATCTCTCGAGCGAGACCAACGTGAGCGAGGCAATTTCTCACATCTTCATGGCCAACGGCAACGACGACCTCTTCAACAACAGCTCCGACGAGGGCAAActggaaaatggtttgaatcaTGCGCCATCATCCGGGGTGGAAGAGGAGCCTCAATATCAACTCCTGGAACTAGGCGAGCCACTTACAGCTTAG
- the LOC131884736 gene encoding KH domain-containing, RNA-binding, signal transduction-associated protein 3-like isoform X3 — MTLVIAVRGGRKPLVGCGGSTEITRIQSGGKPPGRDSKFVDIYHEKPIRLTVRALVPVKEHPKFNFVGKLLGPKGNSMKRLQEDTLTKMAVLGRGSMRNKQQEEDLRNSNDPKYSHLSEDLHVEITAFAPPSEAHARVAYALTEVRKYLIPDSNDEIRQKQMREMELINIQHGSSGDSSEETGSGGEGLSPPPSTRPKSGSQGAPNMLVVRGLMQHSPQQQQQQQQQQPIQQQQQQQQQQHAQQQSQSHNQLQHHNTCKMVVNGQSGRLGQMIRSNGGGGGMNASCNMGNRLNANKVLSILDRIRHGGRGSPDFVQSHHKSGSPSLSDMSGGSQVSAMSPASFVDAINLVEETGLCYEDLGNSEILCGKSLKSSSITRNRLRMQISPYPRPK, encoded by the exons ATGACGCTCGTCATCGCCGTTCGGGGTGGGCGGAAGCCACTCGTTGGTTGTGGGGGTTCGACCG AGATCACTCGCATTCAAAGTGGAGGGAAACCACCTGGACGAGACTCGAAATTTGTGGATATTTACCACGAAAAACCAATTCGATTGACTGTTAGAGCACTGGTTCCTGTGAAAGAGCACCCAAAG TTCAATTTCGTGGGGAAACTTTTGGGCCCCAAAGGCAATTCTATGAAGAGGCTTCAAGAAGAcactttgaccaaaatggCCGTCTTAGGTCGAGGATCAATGAGAAATAAACAGCAG GAAGAGGACTTGAGGAACTCGAATGATCCCAAATACTCTCATCTCAGTGAAGATTTGCATGTGGAAATCACCGCCTTTGCCCCGCCTTCTGAGGCCCATGCTCGCGTGGCTTACGCCCTCACAGAAGTTCGCAAATACCTCATCCCAGACTCCAACGACGAGATTCGGCAAAAGCAAATGCGAGAAATGGAGTTGATCAACATACAACACGGGTCAAGTGGAGATTCCAGTGAAGAAACCGGAAGTGGGGGTGAGGGATTATCACCTCCACCCTCCACCCGCCCAAAAAGTGGCTCTCAAGGCGCCCCAAATATGCTGGTGGTTCGAGGGCTAATGCAACACTCGCctcagcagcaacaacaacaacaacagcaacaaccaatccaacaacaacaacaacaacaacaacagcaacacgCCCAACAACAATCGCAATCGCACAATCAATTGCAACACCATAACACTTGCAAAATGGTTGTGAACGGTCAGAGCGGTCGTTTGGGTCAAATGATCCGATCGAATGGTGGCGGAGGTGGAATGAACGCCAGTTGCAATATGGGTAATCGCCTCAATGCGAACAAGGTCTTGAGCATCCTCGACCGCATCCGACATGGCGGGAGGGGAAGTCCGGACTTTGTTCAATCGCATCATAAATCAGGTTCACCCTCGCTCTCAGACATGAGCGGAGGCAGTCAAGTGTCAGCCATGTCCCCGGCTTCCTTTGTCGATGCCATCAATCTAGTTGAAGAAACTGG GCTGTGCTATGAAGATCTTGGGAACAGCGAAATTCTTTGCGGCAAAA GTCTCAAATCGTCGTCAATAACCAGGAATCGGCTGCGAATGCAAATATCTCCTTATCCCAGACCTAAATAA
- the LOC131884736 gene encoding KH domain-containing, RNA-binding, signal transduction-associated protein 3-like isoform X2, which yields MGIHLTIHPLGWNLERRGKLCEITRIQSGGKPPGRDSKFVDIYHEKPIRLTVRALVPVKEHPKFNFVGKLLGPKGNSMKRLQEDTLTKMAVLGRGSMRNKQQEEDLRNSNDPKYSHLSEDLHVEITAFAPPSEAHARVAYALTEVRKYLIPDSNDEIRQKQMREMELINIQHGSSGDSSEETGSGGEGLSPPPSTRPKSGSQGAPNMLVVRGLMQHSPQQQQQQQQQQPIQQQQQQQQQQHAQQQSQSHNQLQHHNTCKMVVNGQSGRLGQMIRSNGGGGGMNASCNMGNRLNANKVLSILDRIRHGGRGSPDFVQSHHKSGSPSLSDMSGGSQVSAMSPASFVDAINLVEETGLCYEDLGNSEILCGKSLKSSSITRNRLRMQISPYPRPK from the exons ATGGGCATCCATCTAACTATCCATCCACttggttggaacttggagcGCAGGGGAAAGCTCTGCG AGATCACTCGCATTCAAAGTGGAGGGAAACCACCTGGACGAGACTCGAAATTTGTGGATATTTACCACGAAAAACCAATTCGATTGACTGTTAGAGCACTGGTTCCTGTGAAAGAGCACCCAAAG TTCAATTTCGTGGGGAAACTTTTGGGCCCCAAAGGCAATTCTATGAAGAGGCTTCAAGAAGAcactttgaccaaaatggCCGTCTTAGGTCGAGGATCAATGAGAAATAAACAGCAG GAAGAGGACTTGAGGAACTCGAATGATCCCAAATACTCTCATCTCAGTGAAGATTTGCATGTGGAAATCACCGCCTTTGCCCCGCCTTCTGAGGCCCATGCTCGCGTGGCTTACGCCCTCACAGAAGTTCGCAAATACCTCATCCCAGACTCCAACGACGAGATTCGGCAAAAGCAAATGCGAGAAATGGAGTTGATCAACATACAACACGGGTCAAGTGGAGATTCCAGTGAAGAAACCGGAAGTGGGGGTGAGGGATTATCACCTCCACCCTCCACCCGCCCAAAAAGTGGCTCTCAAGGCGCCCCAAATATGCTGGTGGTTCGAGGGCTAATGCAACACTCGCctcagcagcaacaacaacaacaacagcaacaaccaatccaacaacaacaacaacaacaacaacagcaacacgCCCAACAACAATCGCAATCGCACAATCAATTGCAACACCATAACACTTGCAAAATGGTTGTGAACGGTCAGAGCGGTCGTTTGGGTCAAATGATCCGATCGAATGGTGGCGGAGGTGGAATGAACGCCAGTTGCAATATGGGTAATCGCCTCAATGCGAACAAGGTCTTGAGCATCCTCGACCGCATCCGACATGGCGGGAGGGGAAGTCCGGACTTTGTTCAATCGCATCATAAATCAGGTTCACCCTCGCTCTCAGACATGAGCGGAGGCAGTCAAGTGTCAGCCATGTCCCCGGCTTCCTTTGTCGATGCCATCAATCTAGTTGAAGAAACTGG GCTGTGCTATGAAGATCTTGGGAACAGCGAAATTCTTTGCGGCAAAA GTCTCAAATCGTCGTCAATAACCAGGAATCGGCTGCGAATGCAAATATCTCCTTATCCCAGACCTAAATAA
- the LOC131885182 gene encoding protein spire-like isoform X2, with product MPNQTWRGAELDPNGCLSLSTILRSFSAPITEEQAWAIAYQALKCLQNCLNSCHQLLLTSDPAHLLMHSEGFVHHLTFQQPKLQNGAAISRQARQRGNLKSENKAIADLAIVVYAALDYGLNPNEQRSLSMDMEDILEKMTSADERQSDDEGIEQDQAEDDDEDDNNGHDQIQHRRPRIKISGMCAIMLEKCGNHLSATSEAEDHFRNVCRALVSESLELSTFMLKVSEFDEDRASELKELDMQDWARLWVQCIRDLRHGVKLKKTNYSKTPVEFEMTPYEILMDDIRSRRYKLNKIMVDGEIPQMVKKDAHNIILEFIRSRPPLRPASKRAIQPTRRESTPVELLMESIRNSKARSSLRKTAGPKPRRKFMSVHESSRTFIQDDDVANGPKTRFNTLGSQDKPDGHHTTRKMIRVDQNDMDELLNFSGDETDIESMGGLSRQVSRDSSVSNRDLRMMNGDKHSKDKPDVPQRNDISRVAKDLAMYGKSEEMDQRRHSVSVCETPVKMRTTNPRRQKLFIKADSRSSTSISSSNATTPSSSGRATPIFGAHTNESLAAPSGEETFLSPSYGLNTAQMHANLQSEFLQSEHWAAALETLDLNLDELVHIRSVLTKAELESLPLDGTFKEDVEKGKICFLCMKTRFGIFVWGVRCQLCKQQVCSKCSSKMRIPLEHFSSIPSFALSPKVMSSLGPENQVSSTSPNPTCLSSEAKPQKKPIRTKSFVQTIRNRVSSNLPSLRNSAGSAPTSPEMGRKSSSGPPAHFRDQIHAYGSLNYLNVPEEDEYEGSGSASLPANVLEGTKRVGSKKSKEESLQGAMLQVCSDCREMVLQVIRAQRTAKRFQMTKMMFANAPKSTMYAKDEIF from the exons ATGCCCAATCAAACTTGGCGTGGCGCTGAGTTGGACCCAAATGGTTGCTTGTCTTTAAGTACCATCTTACGCAGTTTCAGTGCACCCATCACGGAGGAACAGGCCTGGGCAATAGCCTATCAGGCCCTCAAGTGTTTACAAAACTGTTTGAACTCGTGCCATCAACTCCTCCTAACGAGTGATCCAGCTCACTTGCTTATGCATTCTGAAGGGTTCGTTCATCATCTAACGTTTCAACAGCCCAAGCTGCAGAATGGAGCAGCCATCTCCAGACAAG CTCGTCAGCGTGGAAATCTCAAATCGGAAAACAAG GCGATAGCAGATTTGGCCATTGTGGTATATGCCGCGTTGGACTATGGACTAAATCCTAACGAGCAACGATCTCTCTCTATGGATATGGAGGATATTTTGGAGAAGATGACTTCAGCAG ATGAGCGGCAATCCGATGACGAAGGCATTGAGCAAGATCAGGCtgaagatgatgacgaagacgaCAACAACGGACACGATCAGATCCAACACCGACGTCCAAGAATTAAAATCTCCGGAATGTGTGCAATCATGTTGGAG AAATGCGGCAACCATTTATCAGCCACAAGTGAGGCTGAGGATCATTTTCGAAATGTTTGCCGAGCCTTGGTGTCCGAATCTTTGGAGCTGTCCACGTTCATGCTGAAAGTGTCGGAATTCGACGAAGATCGCGCCAGTGAATTGAAGGAATTGGACATGCAAGATTGG GCCCGCCTTTGGGTGCAATGCATTCGAGATCTGAGGCACGGCGTCAAACTTAAGAAGACGAATTACTCGAAAACACCAGTGGAGTTCGAGATGACACCTTACGAAATTCTTATGGATGACATTCGATCACGACGGtacaaattgaacaagattATGGTGGATGGAGAGATTCCTCAAATGGTTAAGAAAGACGCCCACAATATCATTCTGGAGTTCATTCGCTCTCGACCACCGCTTCGACCC GCATCAAAACGTGCAATCCAGCCAACGCGACGTGAATCCACACCTGTGGAACTGTTGATGGAATCCATCAGGAACTCCAAAGCCAGATCGTCCTTGAGGAAAACAGCTGGACCCAAACCACGTCGAA AGTTCATGTCCGTTCATGAAAGTTCGCGCACGTTTATTCAAGATGATGATGTGGCCAATGGGCCCAAAACCCGGTTCAACACCCTTGGCAGCCAAGACAAGCCCGATGGCCATCACACCACCCGAAAAATGATCCGTGTGGATCAGAATGACATGGACGAGCTTCTCAATTTCAGCGGAGACGAGACCGATATTGAATCCATGGGCGGATTGTCTCGGCAAGTTTCGCGGGATTCAAGTGTTTCTAATAGAGATCTAAGAATGATGAACGGGGACAAACACAGCAAAGATAAACCTGACGTTCCTCAACGGAATGACATATCAAGAG TGGCAAAAGACCTTGCAATGTATGGAAAATCTGAGGAAATGGACCAACGACGACATTCGGTGTCCGTATGTGAGACGCCTGTGAAAATGCGGACCACGAACCCCCGACGCCAGAAGCTGTTCATTAAGGCTGATTCGAGGTCGTCCACGTCAATTTCATCTTCTAATGCAACGACTCCGAGTAGTTCTGGTCGAGCAACTCCCATTTTTGGGGCTCACACCAACGAATCTCTTGCCGCACCCTCAGGAGAGGAAACCTTCCTGAGCCCGTCTTATGGGCTGAACACGGCTCAAATGCATGCCAACTTGCAATCAGAGTTCCTTCAATCG GAGCATTGGGCTGCAGCTTTAGAGACCTTAGATCTTAATCTGGACGAGCTTGTTCATATTCGGTCGGTTCTCACAAAGGCTGAACTAGAAAGTCTTCCATTAGATGGCACTTTCAAAGAAGATGTGGAGAAAGGAAAA ATCTGTTTTCTCTGTATGAAGACCAGGTTTGGCATCTTTGTATGGGGAGTTCGGTGTCAGCTCTGCAAGCAACAAGTGTGCAGCAAATGTAGTTCAAAG ATGAGGATCCCATTGGAACATTTCTCATCCATCCCATCTTTCGCACTTAGTCCCAAAGTTATGTCTAGTCTAGGACCGGAAAACCAGGTTTCATCTACCTCTCCCAATCCCACTTGTCTTAGCAGTGAGGCAAAGCCCCAAAAGAAACCCATTCGCACCAAATCTTTCGTACAAACCATTCGCAACCGAGTTTCCTCCAATCTTCCGTCCTTGAGAAATTCTGCCGGGTCCGCCCCGACCTCACCTGAAATGGGTCGAAAGTCTAGTTCTGGCCCCCCTGCACATTTTCGAGACCAAATCCATGCCTACGGATCTTTGAACTACCTGAATGTGCCTGAAGAGGATGAATATGAAGGCAGTGGTTCTGCCAGTTTGCCGGCCAATGTCTTGGAAGGGACCAAGCGTGTAGGTTCAAAAAA GTCTAAAGAGGAGTCGCTTCAAGGAGCCATGCTTCAAGTATGCTCAGATTGCCGTGAGATGGTACTCCAAGTGATACGAGCCCAAAGGACGGCTAAACGATTTCAAATGACCAAGATGATGTTTGCTAATGCGCCAAAGTCTACCATGTATGCCAAAGACGAAATATTTTAA
- the LOC131885182 gene encoding protein spire homolog 1-like isoform X1, giving the protein MPNQTWRGAELDPNGCLSLSTILRSFSAPITEEQAWAIAYQALKCLQNCLNSCHQLLLTSDPAHLLMHSEGFVHHLTFQQPKLQNGAAISRQARQRGNLKSENKAIADLAIVVYAALDYGLNPNEQRSLSMDMEDILEKMTSADERQSDDEGIEQDQAEDDDEDDNNGHDQIQHRRPRIKISGMCAIMLEKCGNHLSATSEAEDHFRNVCRALVSESLELSTFMLKVSEFDEDRASELKELDMQDWARLWVQCIRDLRHGVKLKKTNYSKTPVEFEMTPYEILMDDIRSRRYKLNKIMVDGEIPQMVKKDAHNIILEFIRSRPPLRPASKRAIQPTRRESTPVELLMESIRNSKARSSLRKTAGPKPRRKFMSVHESSRTFIQDDDVANGPKTRFNTLGSQDKPDGHHTTRKMIRVDQNDMDELLNFSGDETDIESMGGLSRQVSRDSSVSNRDLRMMNGDKHSKDKPDVPQRNDISRVAKDLAMYGKSEEMDQRRHSVSVCETPVKMRTTNPRRQKLFIKADSRSSTSISSSNATTPSSSGRATPIFGAHTNESLAAPSGEETFLSPSYGLNTAQMHANLQSEFLQSVSQHSDKDSTMKDAPIKKPTRIKSLRQPKLQVKPLKDLATKPPPVGSSVPNVSLAAGNGKRRLGDKVAIPVVRKKPIFEVKPKTPIVAKPKNGPRGTRITKPTHKEPIKDKIEDEISVDKNVPEKKRPTLKERLLAKRGAEGNEIPNFDAPISKSDGKELALIQATMMIRGLQKGQSLCVASSTLERNDVQKLTDNSPGNPHLLTKSTSLNGLSPSKTEMNPNLMPSKSLTCVKTKLFQNLQASSKDKAINSSSSSLVITTTFESIPEDVEEDSSDSDRYPLERSVTHEPQNSSTTSSEETLIGPPINVLNNTIELCIINERLKGLLKSLVPSWNDDNLEPFCTIKQWTKEHWAAALETLDLNLDELVHIRSVLTKAELESLPLDGTFKEDVEKGKICFLCMKTRFGIFVWGVRCQLCKQQVCSKCSSKMRIPLEHFSSIPSFALSPKVMSSLGPENQVSSTSPNPTCLSSEAKPQKKPIRTKSFVQTIRNRVSSNLPSLRNSAGSAPTSPEMGRKSSSGPPAHFRDQIHAYGSLNYLNVPEEDEYEGSGSASLPANVLEGTKRVGSKKSKEESLQGAMLQVCSDCREMVLQVIRAQRTAKRFQMTKMMFANAPKSTMYAKDEIF; this is encoded by the exons ATGCCCAATCAAACTTGGCGTGGCGCTGAGTTGGACCCAAATGGTTGCTTGTCTTTAAGTACCATCTTACGCAGTTTCAGTGCACCCATCACGGAGGAACAGGCCTGGGCAATAGCCTATCAGGCCCTCAAGTGTTTACAAAACTGTTTGAACTCGTGCCATCAACTCCTCCTAACGAGTGATCCAGCTCACTTGCTTATGCATTCTGAAGGGTTCGTTCATCATCTAACGTTTCAACAGCCCAAGCTGCAGAATGGAGCAGCCATCTCCAGACAAG CTCGTCAGCGTGGAAATCTCAAATCGGAAAACAAG GCGATAGCAGATTTGGCCATTGTGGTATATGCCGCGTTGGACTATGGACTAAATCCTAACGAGCAACGATCTCTCTCTATGGATATGGAGGATATTTTGGAGAAGATGACTTCAGCAG ATGAGCGGCAATCCGATGACGAAGGCATTGAGCAAGATCAGGCtgaagatgatgacgaagacgaCAACAACGGACACGATCAGATCCAACACCGACGTCCAAGAATTAAAATCTCCGGAATGTGTGCAATCATGTTGGAG AAATGCGGCAACCATTTATCAGCCACAAGTGAGGCTGAGGATCATTTTCGAAATGTTTGCCGAGCCTTGGTGTCCGAATCTTTGGAGCTGTCCACGTTCATGCTGAAAGTGTCGGAATTCGACGAAGATCGCGCCAGTGAATTGAAGGAATTGGACATGCAAGATTGG GCCCGCCTTTGGGTGCAATGCATTCGAGATCTGAGGCACGGCGTCAAACTTAAGAAGACGAATTACTCGAAAACACCAGTGGAGTTCGAGATGACACCTTACGAAATTCTTATGGATGACATTCGATCACGACGGtacaaattgaacaagattATGGTGGATGGAGAGATTCCTCAAATGGTTAAGAAAGACGCCCACAATATCATTCTGGAGTTCATTCGCTCTCGACCACCGCTTCGACCC GCATCAAAACGTGCAATCCAGCCAACGCGACGTGAATCCACACCTGTGGAACTGTTGATGGAATCCATCAGGAACTCCAAAGCCAGATCGTCCTTGAGGAAAACAGCTGGACCCAAACCACGTCGAA AGTTCATGTCCGTTCATGAAAGTTCGCGCACGTTTATTCAAGATGATGATGTGGCCAATGGGCCCAAAACCCGGTTCAACACCCTTGGCAGCCAAGACAAGCCCGATGGCCATCACACCACCCGAAAAATGATCCGTGTGGATCAGAATGACATGGACGAGCTTCTCAATTTCAGCGGAGACGAGACCGATATTGAATCCATGGGCGGATTGTCTCGGCAAGTTTCGCGGGATTCAAGTGTTTCTAATAGAGATCTAAGAATGATGAACGGGGACAAACACAGCAAAGATAAACCTGACGTTCCTCAACGGAATGACATATCAAGAG TGGCAAAAGACCTTGCAATGTATGGAAAATCTGAGGAAATGGACCAACGACGACATTCGGTGTCCGTATGTGAGACGCCTGTGAAAATGCGGACCACGAACCCCCGACGCCAGAAGCTGTTCATTAAGGCTGATTCGAGGTCGTCCACGTCAATTTCATCTTCTAATGCAACGACTCCGAGTAGTTCTGGTCGAGCAACTCCCATTTTTGGGGCTCACACCAACGAATCTCTTGCCGCACCCTCAGGAGAGGAAACCTTCCTGAGCCCGTCTTATGGGCTGAACACGGCTCAAATGCATGCCAACTTGCAATCAGAGTTCCTTCAATCGGTAAGTCAACATTCGGACAAAGATTCGACAATGAAAGATGCACCAATTAAGAAGCCGACAAGAATCAAGTCTTTGCGGCAACCAAAGCTCCAAGTGAAACCTTTGAAGGATCTTGCGACCAAACCACCTCCCGTTGGTAGCAGTGTTCCAAATGTTAGTTTAGCCGCGGGAAACGGTAAGAGACGACTAGGCGACAAGGTTGCCATACCTGTTGTGCGGAAGAAACCGATCTTTGAAGTTAAACCAAAAACCCCAATCGtagccaaaccaaaaaatggtcCACGCGGAACAAGGATTACTAAACCAACTCATAAAGAGCCTATCAAGGACAAAATAGAGGACGAGATAAGCGTGGACAAAAATGTGCCtgaaaaaaagagaccaaCCTTGAAAGAGCGACTTTTAGCTAAAAGAGGAGCCGAGGGCAATGAAATCCCTAATTTTGATGCACCCATCTCGAAAAGTGACGGAAAAGAGCTCGCTCTTATTCAAGCCACCATGATGATCAGGGGATTACAAAAAGGACAGTCATTGTGTGTGGCATCTTCAACTCTGGAAAGAAACGATGTCCAAAAGCTAACGGATAATTCGCCGGGAAATCCGCATCTGCTAACAAAGTCGACCTCACTGAATGGGCTATCACCTAGTAAGACGGAAATGAACCCAAATTTGATGCCATCTAAAAGTTTGACCTGTGTGAAAaccaaattgtttcaaaacttgCAAGCCAGTTCCAAAGACAAGGCCATCAACAGCAGCTCTTCAAGTTTAGTCATTACAACAACATTCGAGTCGATCCCCGAGGATGTAGAAGAAGATTCCAGTGATTCCGATCGATATCCGTTAGAGCGGTCGGTTACTCATGAACCCCAAAATTCCAGCACTACTTCTTCTGAAGAAACACTAATTGGACCTCCAATTAATGTGCTCAACAATACAATTGAGCTTTGCATCATCAATGAGCGTTTGAAAGGACTCTTGAAGTCCCTTGTGCCCTCGTGGAATGATGATAACTTGGAACCATTCTGTACTATCAAACAATGGACGAAA GAGCATTGGGCTGCAGCTTTAGAGACCTTAGATCTTAATCTGGACGAGCTTGTTCATATTCGGTCGGTTCTCACAAAGGCTGAACTAGAAAGTCTTCCATTAGATGGCACTTTCAAAGAAGATGTGGAGAAAGGAAAA ATCTGTTTTCTCTGTATGAAGACCAGGTTTGGCATCTTTGTATGGGGAGTTCGGTGTCAGCTCTGCAAGCAACAAGTGTGCAGCAAATGTAGTTCAAAG ATGAGGATCCCATTGGAACATTTCTCATCCATCCCATCTTTCGCACTTAGTCCCAAAGTTATGTCTAGTCTAGGACCGGAAAACCAGGTTTCATCTACCTCTCCCAATCCCACTTGTCTTAGCAGTGAGGCAAAGCCCCAAAAGAAACCCATTCGCACCAAATCTTTCGTACAAACCATTCGCAACCGAGTTTCCTCCAATCTTCCGTCCTTGAGAAATTCTGCCGGGTCCGCCCCGACCTCACCTGAAATGGGTCGAAAGTCTAGTTCTGGCCCCCCTGCACATTTTCGAGACCAAATCCATGCCTACGGATCTTTGAACTACCTGAATGTGCCTGAAGAGGATGAATATGAAGGCAGTGGTTCTGCCAGTTTGCCGGCCAATGTCTTGGAAGGGACCAAGCGTGTAGGTTCAAAAAA GTCTAAAGAGGAGTCGCTTCAAGGAGCCATGCTTCAAGTATGCTCAGATTGCCGTGAGATGGTACTCCAAGTGATACGAGCCCAAAGGACGGCTAAACGATTTCAAATGACCAAGATGATGTTTGCTAATGCGCCAAAGTCTACCATGTATGCCAAAGACGAAATATTTTAA